Within Cucumis melo cultivar AY chromosome 4, USDA_Cmelo_AY_1.0, whole genome shotgun sequence, the genomic segment TTTCTTACTGTACTCATACCCAAAatgaatattaaaaaagaaaataaaacatttgTATGAAAAAGGATTGGGTGGCAATgacataattaaaaaaagattgacTAAAGAAATTTGGTAGCCAAAAAGAAGCTTCAATGCACTTTCCCCTAATAAAATGTATTGCCATTATGGAATGGAAATTTAACTTAAAAATCAGTGCCCATCAAAGACCCTTATTGGTCAGCGTTGTTGGTTACTCTTTCACAAACATACcattctaaaatatataattttttcaatGAGGGGGACAATGAAACCAATTacttatacaaaacttctagtTGCCAAATATGGTGACCAAAAACAGAAGTTTAGATACGTTTGATAGTGATGAAAGGTTCATTAGGGATGTGACGAAGTTTAATTTTGTGAAAATtgtattaattattaaataccAGAGGTTTGTACAAAAAGGAgagaaatttaaatttgaattacAATGAATATTTTGAAAGTGATTTGTTGTCAACAAACCGACcttagctcagttggtagagcggAGGACTGTAGTTGGTTAAAAGCCGTCAGGTAATCCTTAGGTCGCTGGTTCGAATCCGGCAGGTCGGATTTTTTATCCCTTcatttggttttttgttttgtttattattttctcATTGTTCGGCCCACGGCCCAACAAACTTCTTAAGACGACACGTCGTATATAAGTTTAGTGGCGCCAGAAAGTTGAACGACGTGTCGTTCTATTTACTCATATATCGGAATCGGACAAcccttcttcttccattttgGGAGCGAAGAAGCGAAAGACGAAGGGCGGACGGACTGAGTGACGACTGTTCGGAGGAAGCGAATCTGATAGTTATCCTCTTCGCAGGTTAGCTCCTTTCTGAATGTAATGTTGAATCTTGAAGATTTCCAATTTGTGAATGCCACAATTAATTAGGGTTTTATGGCAAAACTTCACTTTCGTTTCGATCTCAGAATTCTTCTCCCCAAAATGGGATGTTTCTGCATTTCGTTTGAATTATTCGGACTGCTTCAGTTATGAGCCTTCTCTGTTGTTTTCTTGTTTCCATATATTTTTTGCTTTTGCGCCACTGACAATTTCTCGTCACACTTTGTTTCTTTAAGATTGGGTTTCTAAAGAGGGAGGCATCTAGGTTGATTCTTGTTTGGGGAAATAATTGGAGGGGGAATTTTCAAAGGGGATAAATATGCTTCAGATCCGGCTTAGCAAAGTTCCACAGGCTGAAAGTGGTGGTGGGGCAGTGAAGCCCTTGCCGGCGGAGTCTGTGACGGTCGCATGCCCTGACCACCTCGTTCTTGCTGATCTTCCTGTAGCGAAGGGCATTGGTGCGGCTACTGCTGCTTCCATTGTGAAGTCTGTGGGTCGTAGGTCTCGCCGGCAGCTTGGAGAACGAGTTCATTTTTGTGTCAGATGCGATTTTCCTATTGCAATTTATGGTCGCCTGGTATTTTTCTCCCCTAACTTCTTGTTATTTTGGTTAGTTGCTTTGTTTACTTTTGATCCATGGAATCATTCATATGTAAAAcactgtttttgtttttatttttccaaattgTTTTGCATCACTTTTATCTAATATATGGGTACTGGCTGCTGTCAATTTGTACCAATATAATGGAGGAGGCTAAGAGCTATGTCAATTCGATGTGGTCATTTTATTCATATCTTGCAATGTCCTTGCCCTATTGATTGGAGGCCTTTGACATGCTTCTTAAGAGCTAAATAGTGGTTTTCCTTTCTTGCAGAGTCCTTGTGACCATGCTTTCTGTCTTGATTGTGCAAGGAGCGATTCTTTATGCTACCTGTAAGTAAAAAGGCTTTCAATGTCGCAACGAGACCATCAAAAGATTCTCTGGTTTTCAGAATGTCAAAAATGATTGCTTATATTTAGTGCATTactcttataaaaaaaaattagtactTTGTATTTTTTCCTCGGCTATTGCAAAAACTTTCCCTCTTTAAGTATCAGTCGTTTTCTTTGCTGATTAGTTACTATACTACACAGTTTTCTAATGAAAGCAGGATTCTGCGTTTCCTTTTGTCTTACTAAGAGAATTTATGGACCAAAAATTTAAAGCACCAAATTGAAGATCAGTCAATGATGTTTGTAATGGACATACTCGTGtctgtttgaattgaaatttgatcAACAAAGAATCCTATATATAATATACTCAAAGTCATCCTTGTGGCATTTCAATGTTAAAAACGAAGATGCTGTGACTGACAGATCAGCAATAGTTACACTGTGAACCATCAAGTCTcgttttattgtaatttttacAGATATTGATACTTGTGTACTTCATTGTAATGTTCTGAAGATGACATTAGAAATTGATTTTTGTGACACAGCTGTGATGATCGTATCCAGAAGATTCAAACTATAAAATTGATGGAGGGGATCTTCATTTGTGCAGCCCCACACTGTCTCAAGTCTTTTCTTAAGAGGACTGAATTTGAATCTCATATACACGAGAGCCATGCTGACCTTCTTAAGCCAAATGCGGACAAGGAAGATGGAAATGAAATTGAGGCTAATAGCGCCAAACAATCTACAGCTTCTGAATCCACCGTCCGAGGTCCATTGAGACCACTCATATCTCCGGGTTCCAATTCCCAGCCTCAAGAACGTGATGAAAAGTTTCATCGACAACAATCTAGAGACCAACCCAGATCTGGTATGCAGCAAAAGCAAACACCAAGTTTTGGTCAGAACCAAAACACTACATCTGAGTCTCAACAAGACAGCGGTCATTCACAAGGCTTTGATCGACATGGCTCTCATGGCCGTTTTCCCCCTCAAAACTTTGATGCACagggtgctccacatcaggacTCCAGCCAGTTTCTAGAGAAGCAGCAAGGAATTCTATCCGATACTCCATATTCTCAGTATCCTCCTTTACAAACAATTCCACCACCAAATTATGTGGTTCCGGCCAACTCCAATCCAATGTTGACCCCCCCTCTGCCATTTGGTTATCCCCCTTTTCCAATTGAGGGAGCACAACAATATTACAATACACCTTATGAAGTATCACGGCAAGACACTGCAGCAGAGACCGGATCTGAGCAAGGGTCACTCCTAGGGTTTCCACCAGGTGCGCCAGGAGGAATGAATTTCTCAGCAACGTATCCACAGTCCTGGAATACTGGGCAAGCTGGCATTCCTTATGAGCATGCTGGTGGAGGTCAAGGAGATTATAGACGCAGCCCTGGACGTATGCCTGTGAATTCTTCAGCAGGTAATGCAATGGACATAAGGGATGGTAAAGGTATATTGGCACCACAGCCTCTAATACAATTGCCTCCACCGCCTCCGCCCCCACCGTACATGTCACATAACAAGCGTGGTAAGTTTTATTCAGGCGATATGGATCATGATGGGCAAAGCCTTGGATGGCAGAATGACAGCCATAGTCGAGATAGCTTTGGAAGTGGCCAAGATTGAATTTTTTTCCCCATGGTATTCTTTGTGTCCTTTGCCATATAGTTCCTATCATTGTTTTGATAAAAATTTGCATCAGCTTGATAATGTCTGTATTTGAACTTGATGCTCAATGGTAAAAGTTCTGCCCTTGGAGGCCTTTTTGAGAGGTTCGAGATCAATATTATATGCAATAGTGTGTAGATAAGAGTATTATCACCATTGAAGGAGTTCTGAAAAGTTTAGTAAAAGTATCCTATTGTTTATCAACTCTGAAATTGCTTACTGAATAAGATTTATAGGAAATTGTCGCAATCATTATTTGATATTAAAAAACTTGGAGATACAAATTGTATTTACCATCATTCACAATCACAATGAAACAACCTAGAGCATAGGATGGCAAGGAAACATCAATTATAGTTGCTGCTGTTAAGgctacatatatataataaatatatcgACTTGCCTGTAAACCCCCAATCACCCAATTGGGAAAGAAAAAGATTCAAAATTCTTAATATGCCGTTTCTAAATACATTTCTCTAGCAGCAATCAGAGAATGAAAACAAAGTTATGAACAAAATACGATCAT encodes:
- the LOC103486330 gene encoding E3 ubiquitin-protein ligase HAKAI homolog — encoded protein: MLQIRLSKVPQAESGGGAVKPLPAESVTVACPDHLVLADLPVAKGIGAATAASIVKSVGRRSRRQLGERVHFCVRCDFPIAIYGRLSPCDHAFCLDCARSDSLCYLCDDRIQKIQTIKLMEGIFICAAPHCLKSFLKRTEFESHIHESHADLLKPNADKEDGNEIEANSAKQSTASESTVRGPLRPLISPGSNSQPQERDEKFHRQQSRDQPRSGMQQKQTPSFGQNQNTTSESQQDSGHSQGFDRHGSHGRFPPQNFDAQGAPHQDSSQFLEKQQGILSDTPYSQYPPLQTIPPPNYVVPANSNPMLTPPLPFGYPPFPIEGAQQYYNTPYEVSRQDTAAETGSEQGSLLGFPPGAPGGMNFSATYPQSWNTGQAGIPYEHAGGGQGDYRRSPGRMPVNSSAGNAMDIRDGKGILAPQPLIQLPPPPPPPPYMSHNKRGKFYSGDMDHDGQSLGWQNDSHSRDSFGSGQD